From a region of the Maridesulfovibrio ferrireducens genome:
- a CDS encoding molybdopterin biosynthesis protein produces MSKRNIYLKTIPVHEAVATAIAALDRETLVKPESIAVHEALNRVTSEAVHARCSSPTYHSAAMDGYAVKSDTTFPAREGQPLDLIKNKTCIPVNTGNALPDGMDAVIMIENIVDNGDSVSIEAPAFPWQHVRRIGEDIVATEMLLPRNHTISAFDLGALLSAGIYEIKVHEKIRMTFIPTGDEILPFADRPTPKPGEVIESNSQVFRSLALGLDVEFKATLPVRDREDLLAKAVETALQNSHIVVIGAGSSAGSKDFTSKTIAQLGTLLVHGIAVMPGKPTVLGTAQNKLLVGAPGYPVSAVVCFEDVLTPIISWLSGKPTPEREKVQVRLARRTPSKPGMEEIVRLAVGKVGEGYAGVPLARGAGMITTLTKAQGFTRVPAESEGIELNESVEVELFSGKQTLEAILMHVGSHDNTLDLLGDILMGGDTPIRLVSTHAGSMGGLAALKTDVALFAGVHLFDPESGDFNFPFLEKYLPDVDVTVINLAIRHQGFIVPKGNPLNITGIESLRDGKVSFINRQRGAGTRILFDYHLDNAEILPTFVKGYDREEYTHMAVAANVLTGSADCGLGIYAAAKALDLGFVPLAHERYDLIIPDKYMQDKRIISLINLLKSDEIKKAVSELGGYDTPLTGKIMKPGMGLG; encoded by the coding sequence ATGTCTAAACGCAATATATATCTGAAAACAATTCCTGTTCATGAAGCCGTAGCTACCGCCATTGCTGCACTTGACCGCGAAACTCTCGTTAAACCGGAAAGTATTGCTGTTCACGAAGCGTTGAACAGAGTTACCTCCGAGGCAGTACATGCCCGTTGTTCTTCCCCCACATATCACTCCGCCGCTATGGACGGATATGCTGTAAAAAGTGACACAACTTTTCCCGCACGAGAAGGACAACCTCTTGATCTGATCAAAAACAAGACATGTATCCCGGTCAATACGGGTAATGCCCTTCCAGACGGCATGGATGCTGTTATAATGATAGAAAATATCGTCGATAACGGTGATTCTGTCAGCATAGAGGCTCCGGCATTTCCATGGCAGCATGTGCGCAGAATCGGTGAAGATATTGTCGCAACAGAAATGCTTCTGCCCCGCAATCATACTATTTCCGCATTTGATCTCGGAGCGCTGCTTTCCGCCGGTATCTACGAGATAAAAGTTCATGAAAAAATACGCATGACCTTTATTCCCACAGGGGACGAAATTCTTCCTTTCGCAGACCGCCCCACACCGAAACCGGGTGAAGTGATTGAATCAAACTCACAGGTGTTTCGTTCTCTGGCTCTGGGGCTGGACGTAGAATTTAAAGCAACATTACCGGTTCGTGACCGTGAAGATCTGCTGGCTAAAGCCGTTGAAACTGCTCTGCAAAATTCTCACATTGTAGTAATAGGTGCAGGCTCTTCAGCCGGAAGCAAAGATTTTACGAGCAAAACTATCGCTCAACTCGGCACCCTGCTCGTTCATGGTATCGCAGTAATGCCGGGCAAACCGACAGTGCTCGGAACTGCTCAAAACAAACTGCTCGTCGGCGCTCCCGGATATCCTGTAAGCGCAGTTGTCTGTTTTGAAGATGTTCTGACTCCTATAATTTCATGGCTTTCAGGCAAACCGACACCGGAAAGAGAAAAAGTTCAAGTCAGACTTGCCAGACGTACCCCCTCCAAACCGGGTATGGAAGAAATTGTCAGACTTGCGGTTGGAAAAGTCGGCGAAGGTTACGCAGGAGTTCCCCTTGCTCGCGGAGCAGGAATGATAACCACGCTTACCAAAGCGCAAGGATTCACCCGTGTTCCAGCTGAAAGCGAAGGTATTGAACTGAATGAGTCCGTTGAAGTTGAACTATTCTCAGGCAAGCAGACCTTAGAAGCCATACTCATGCACGTCGGAAGCCACGACAACACTCTTGACCTGCTGGGTGACATCCTCATGGGCGGCGACACTCCCATACGACTGGTATCTACTCATGCGGGGTCAATGGGCGGACTGGCGGCTCTCAAAACAGATGTAGCTCTGTTCGCCGGAGTGCATCTTTTCGATCCTGAAAGCGGTGATTTCAATTTTCCGTTCCTTGAAAAATACCTGCCCGATGTAGATGTAACTGTCATCAATCTGGCTATCCGTCATCAAGGGTTTATTGTTCCCAAAGGAAATCCTCTGAATATCACAGGAATTGAAAGTCTCCGCGATGGTAAAGTGAGCTTCATCAACAGACAGAGAGGAGCAGGAACAAGAATCCTGTTTGATTACCACCTTGATAATGCCGAAATTTTACCGACATTCGTCAAGGGATATGATAGAGAAGAATATACCCACATGGCCGTTGCGGCCAACGTGCTGACAGGTTCCGCCGATTGCGGACTTGGAATATACGCTGCTGCCAAAGCTCTAGATCTGGGCTTTGTCCCTCTGGCTCATGAAAGATATGACCTCATAATACCTGATAAATATATGCAGGATAAAAGAATCATATCACTGATTAACCTTCTTAAATCAGATGAAATTAAAAAAGCTGTAAGTGAACTCGGTGGTTACGACACTCCTCTGACAGGAAAAATAATGAAACCGGGTATGGGCCTCGGCTAG